Proteins co-encoded in one bacterium genomic window:
- a CDS encoding phosphopantothenoylcysteine decarboxylase encodes MSLRGRRILITSGPTRAPLDAVRFLTNKATGRLGSLIAEGALEAGAAVTFVYGRGSVIPTVRGGRVDHLRLLPIDTVEDLIVIFQHELRQHRYDAVIHAMAVLDFAPAQARHEKVTSTTDEWVIRLVPTPKAAALVRNLAPQTFFIGFKLEVGKQQAELVAIARDWAGRNQADLVVANDLRDIERGVHIGYLVNPEGTVEAVAEGKENIARALVDRLNGRFGDDRQRP; translated from the coding sequence ATGAGCCTTCGGGGGCGCCGGATCCTGATCACCTCGGGACCAACCCGCGCGCCACTCGACGCTGTGCGCTTCCTCACCAACAAGGCCACCGGACGGTTGGGCTCGCTGATCGCCGAGGGCGCGCTCGAGGCCGGCGCCGCCGTCACGTTCGTGTACGGACGAGGAAGCGTGATCCCGACGGTCCGCGGCGGTCGCGTGGACCATCTGCGGCTCCTGCCGATCGACACCGTGGAGGATCTGATCGTCATCTTCCAACATGAACTGCGACAACACCGTTATGACGCTGTGATTCACGCGATGGCGGTCCTCGATTTCGCGCCAGCGCAGGCCCGCCACGAGAAGGTCACGAGCACCACCGACGAGTGGGTGATCCGCCTCGTGCCCACCCCCAAGGCCGCGGCGCTGGTCCGAAACCTCGCACCGCAAACGTTCTTCATCGGGTTCAAGCTGGAGGTCGGCAAGCAGCAGGCGGAGCTCGTCGCGATCGCGCGCGACTGGGCCGGCCGGAACCAGGCCGATCTCGTGGTCGCAAACGATCTCCGCGACATCGAACGAGGAGTACACATCGGCTACCTCGTCAATCCTGAAGGGACTGTTGAGGCCGTCGCGGAGGGGAAAGAGAACATCGCGCGCGCGCTCGTCGATCGTTTGAACGGTCGCTTCGGTGACGACCGGCAACGACCATAG
- the queG gene encoding tRNA epoxyqueuosine(34) reductase QueG: protein MTNADPSVDLHALAAATKAQARAAGFDLCGITTSEPFEREGEALARWVAADHHGGMAYMERNAPRSPRPRAVEPAAQALVVVGLYYGDATPLGDERTPPRQGSAAGDGQGRGAAGAPREYRTEAGEPRGLISRYARGDDYHDVMAPRLRRLADFLRSQGAQVARYYVDTGPMIDRAAARRAGLGWYGKNTLIITRAGFGSWVFLGEILTDLALPPDPPARGDCGRCRLCLDACPTGAIVAPYTVDARRCISYLTIEHRGAIPLEMRPLIGDRIFGCDVCQTVCPHNAKTLARTHPEFAPRPGVGARPELVTLLNISEEEFRRRFAGSAVTRAKRRGLRRNVAVALGNLADPAAVPALVRALDDEDEPLVRSHAAWALGRIGTEASRDALQARLDREHDSEVRGEIAQALTAAAS from the coding sequence GTGACGAACGCAGACCCGTCTGTCGACCTCCACGCGCTCGCGGCCGCGACCAAAGCCCAGGCCCGCGCCGCGGGGTTCGACCTGTGCGGCATCACGACAAGCGAGCCGTTCGAGCGCGAAGGCGAGGCGCTCGCGCGCTGGGTCGCCGCCGACCACCACGGCGGCATGGCCTACATGGAGCGCAACGCCCCGCGATCCCCCCGTCCCCGTGCGGTCGAGCCGGCGGCGCAGGCCCTCGTCGTCGTCGGCCTCTACTATGGGGACGCGACGCCGCTCGGCGACGAGCGCACGCCGCCTCGGCAAGGTAGCGCCGCCGGCGACGGCCAGGGCCGCGGCGCCGCCGGTGCCCCGCGGGAGTATCGTACCGAGGCCGGTGAGCCCCGGGGGCTGATCAGCCGGTACGCGCGTGGGGACGACTACCACGATGTCATGGCTCCGCGACTGCGGCGGCTCGCCGATTTCTTGAGATCGCAAGGCGCGCAGGTCGCCCGGTACTATGTCGACACCGGTCCCATGATCGACCGCGCTGCGGCCCGTCGCGCCGGGCTCGGGTGGTACGGGAAGAACACGCTCATCATCACCCGCGCCGGATTCGGATCGTGGGTATTCCTCGGGGAGATCCTGACCGATCTTGCGCTGCCGCCCGATCCACCCGCACGAGGTGATTGCGGCCGATGCCGGCTCTGTCTCGACGCCTGCCCCACCGGGGCGATCGTCGCGCCGTACACGGTCGATGCGCGGCGCTGCATCTCGTACCTCACGATCGAGCACCGCGGCGCGATCCCCCTCGAGATGCGTCCGCTGATCGGCGACCGCATCTTCGGCTGCGACGTCTGCCAGACTGTGTGCCCGCACAACGCGAAGACGCTGGCACGCACCCATCCGGAGTTTGCCCCGCGGCCCGGGGTGGGCGCTCGACCCGAGCTGGTGACATTGCTCAACATCAGCGAGGAAGAGTTTCGCCGACGCTTTGCGGGCTCAGCGGTCACCCGCGCGAAACGCCGGGGTCTCCGCCGCAACGTCGCCGTGGCGCTCGGCAACCTCGCCGACCCCGCCGCGGTGCCCGCGCTCGTCCGGGCGCTCGACGACGAGGACGAACCGCTGGTGCGGTCACATGCGGCGTGGGCGTTGGGCCGGATCGGCACGGAGGCGTCGCGGGACGCCCTGCAGGCGCGCCTCGACCGAGAGCACGATTCGGAGGTCCGCGGCGAGATCGCGCAGGCCCTCACCGCGGCCGCGTCATGA
- a CDS encoding ExsB family protein — protein sequence MTNRRDTGQRDRGRREAQASEQERPAPSETAAGWLGPQRGQPQGRWGVRVRDKPVRIGYAYSVDLRDTLLGEIRETTRGEPVVVAFSGGLDSTVTAALARDALGPGHVLLVTVNMGQYAYTRGNEIVLEVAERLGLQQRCLLGQFKQHRVQAAGPACNRCTREIKLGMVKAVSGGRLVLTGANRSDTWGQMGLKVCNDYYAPLLDLDKPRILALADAMDVRPPRIGENPGREGCKLKHLLKPLAAPEYHGRAVARANEVVLSVLRDAGVRPELANVKIIGPLGRNIGLVNVRPAPTDAVRDRLRDALLAIPELDEVHVVDGPLVLVAKASPAILNDPHARYWIERGRMAPDFAAPITVEWRPTSNNRLGTFQVVGFRPTAPA from the coding sequence GTGACGAACCGCAGAGACACGGGGCAGCGCGACCGGGGCCGCCGCGAGGCTCAGGCCAGCGAACAGGAGCGCCCCGCACCCTCCGAGACGGCGGCGGGCTGGCTCGGACCCCAGCGGGGCCAGCCCCAGGGGCGCTGGGGCGTCCGGGTCCGTGACAAGCCGGTCAGGATCGGGTACGCTTACAGCGTGGACCTGCGAGACACCCTCCTCGGGGAGATCCGCGAGACGACGCGCGGGGAGCCGGTCGTCGTGGCGTTCAGCGGCGGCCTCGACAGCACCGTCACGGCCGCCCTCGCCCGCGACGCCCTCGGCCCCGGACACGTCCTGCTCGTCACGGTGAACATGGGACAGTACGCGTACACGCGCGGCAACGAGATCGTCCTCGAGGTCGCCGAACGTCTCGGGTTGCAGCAGCGCTGCCTGCTGGGGCAGTTCAAGCAGCACCGGGTCCAGGCCGCCGGCCCGGCGTGCAACCGCTGCACCCGCGAGATCAAGCTCGGCATGGTCAAAGCCGTGTCCGGAGGCCGCCTCGTCCTCACCGGCGCCAATCGCAGCGACACGTGGGGCCAGATGGGGCTCAAGGTCTGCAACGACTACTATGCTCCGCTCCTCGATCTCGACAAACCTCGGATCCTGGCCCTGGCGGACGCGATGGACGTCCGGCCGCCTCGGATAGGCGAGAATCCCGGCCGCGAGGGCTGCAAGCTGAAGCACCTCCTCAAGCCGCTCGCGGCCCCGGAGTATCACGGGCGCGCGGTCGCGCGCGCCAACGAGGTGGTGCTGAGCGTGCTGCGGGATGCCGGCGTCAGGCCCGAACTCGCGAACGTCAAGATCATCGGCCCCCTCGGGCGGAACATCGGGCTCGTGAACGTTCGTCCCGCCCCCACGGACGCCGTGCGCGACCGGCTTCGCGACGCGCTGCTCGCGATCCCCGAGCTCGATGAGGTGCACGTCGTCGACGGACCGCTGGTGCTCGTGGCCAAAGCCAGTCCCGCTATCCTGAACGATCCCCACGCGCGGTACTGGATCGAACGCGGCCGGATGGCCCCGGACTTCGCGGCGCCGATCACCGTCGAGTGGCGGCCGACCTCGAATAATCGCCTGGGCACGTTCCAGGTCGTAGGGTTCCGACCGACAGCGCCCGCCTGA
- the xpt gene encoding xanthine phosphoribosyltransferase, translated as MTDLRDRILREGRNLGNGILKVDGFINHQIDPVLMDACGRELASRFARLRGTRVLTAEISGIAPALSTAFHLRLPVVYARRERPVTMPDQVLLTVAPSHTKRRPAELIVSPEYLPRGDRVLIVDDFLATGQTILGLARLTEAAGATLVGIGALIEKAFEGGRQTLARFGVPIESLATITDMSGDRIIIA; from the coding sequence ATGACGGACCTTCGGGACCGCATCCTCAGGGAGGGCCGCAACCTCGGCAACGGCATCCTGAAGGTCGACGGGTTCATCAACCACCAAATCGACCCCGTCCTGATGGATGCGTGCGGGCGCGAACTGGCGTCGCGGTTCGCCCGGCTGCGGGGCACCCGCGTGCTGACCGCCGAGATCTCGGGCATCGCGCCGGCCCTAAGCACGGCGTTCCATCTCCGCCTCCCCGTCGTGTACGCGCGCCGCGAGCGCCCGGTGACGATGCCCGATCAGGTGCTCCTGACCGTGGCACCGTCGCACACGAAGCGGCGGCCGGCGGAGCTGATCGTCTCCCCGGAGTACCTTCCCCGGGGCGACCGTGTGCTGATCGTCGACGACTTCCTCGCCACCGGTCAGACGATCCTCGGTCTGGCACGCCTGACCGAGGCGGCCGGCGCGACGCTCGTCGGAATCGGGGCGCTGATCGAGAAAGCGTTTGAGGGCGGCCGCCAGACCCTCGCCCGGTTCGGGGTGCCGATCGAGTCACTCGCGACGATCACCGACATGAGCGGCGATCGGATCATCATCGCCTGA
- a CDS encoding acetamidase/formamidase family protein: MSTHRFTPHHYFNTLGSHPPVLRIRDGDTVVTTTLDARGFDATGTSAAPRGNPQTGPFYVEGADSGDTLAVHLDRLAPNRPTGWSGTVIAPNVLEPAFVRDLPLTAVTQWWIDLERRTITLADSAAGRPSLPLSEIDRHRRAATRAEIPSLAHLAIAFAPMVGCFGVAPAGGQAISTATSGPHGGNMDYRGFTEGATALFPVFAPGALFHLGDCHAAQGDGEIVGNGVEVSFEVQFTVRVHKGRRIEWPRGENDAYIFALGNARPLDQALQHATTEMVRWLAEDHGLDARAASTLLGQCVEYEIGNVYNPAYTVVCKVPKRILRDLRQGR, from the coding sequence ATGAGTACCCATCGCTTCACGCCGCACCACTACTTCAACACCCTCGGATCACATCCGCCCGTATTGCGAATCCGCGACGGAGACACGGTCGTCACGACGACGCTCGACGCCCGGGGATTTGACGCCACCGGAACGTCGGCCGCGCCCCGCGGCAACCCGCAGACCGGACCGTTCTACGTCGAGGGCGCAGACTCGGGCGACACGCTGGCCGTGCATCTGGACCGCCTCGCGCCGAACCGTCCGACCGGGTGGTCGGGCACCGTGATCGCACCGAACGTGCTGGAACCGGCGTTCGTGCGCGACCTCCCGCTGACGGCCGTCACGCAGTGGTGGATCGATCTGGAACGCCGCACGATCACGCTCGCCGACTCGGCGGCGGGACGTCCGTCGCTGCCGTTGTCGGAGATCGACCGTCACCGGCGGGCGGCGACGCGGGCGGAGATCCCGTCGCTGGCTCACCTGGCGATCGCCTTTGCCCCGATGGTGGGATGCTTTGGGGTGGCGCCCGCGGGGGGGCAGGCGATCTCGACGGCGACATCGGGACCCCACGGCGGCAACATGGACTACCGGGGATTCACCGAGGGAGCGACCGCCCTCTTCCCCGTGTTCGCCCCGGGCGCGCTGTTCCACCTCGGCGACTGCCACGCGGCGCAAGGGGACGGCGAAATCGTCGGCAACGGGGTCGAAGTGTCGTTCGAGGTGCAGTTCACGGTGCGCGTGCACAAGGGCCGGCGGATCGAGTGGCCGCGCGGCGAGAACGACGCATACATCTTCGCGCTCGGCAACGCCCGGCCGCTGGACCAGGCACTCCAGCACGCGACCACCGAGATGGTACGCTGGCTTGCTGAGGACCACGGGCTCGACGCGCGGGCAGCCAGTACGCTGCTCGGTCAGTGCGTCGAGTACGAGATCGGCAATGTGTACAACCCGGCGTACACGGTGGTCTGCAAGGTACCGAAGCGCATCTTGCGCGATCTGCGGCAAGGCCGATGA